The nucleotide window GGAGTCGCTACTGAACCACCAGACGTAGCTGATTCCAAATCATAATATTCCATATGCTGATTTGAAATTTCAATATTTTCTAATGGTAAATTAGGCACGCTTTTTGCTACTAAGCTGTATAATGTTTTAATTTGAGTTTCTGTAAATTGATGTCCAGGTGCTGTAGTTAACATTACAGCCGCTGTTGCTTCTCCTTGTCCATCCTGTAAAAAGACACCTTGCTTTGGCATTGTAATATTTACCCGGGCACCTTCTACCCCATCAACTTGTTTTAATAAATTTACAATAGCTGTTTGCATTGTCTCGTTTTTCAACACTTCGAATTCATTATCAGTCATCCCAAACCCTGCATTTTCAGCAAAAAATGATGTGTCAATTCCACCGGTTTTCGGAAATCCTTGATTTGCCAAAGATACTTTTAATGCATCTGCTTGCTTTGCTGGCACTAAAATATTTGTACCACCTGCTGTAATTTCGTATGTAACACCATCCGCCTCTAAAACATCTCTAATTTGCCCAACTTCAGCCTGTGATAAATTCGTATACATCGGGACCATTTCTGTGCGTGTTAAAAGATATGTAAGGATGCTTGCAAATGCAATAATTACTACCAGTGCACCGACCATCGCGCCTTTTTGCTTTTTTGTACGACTTGACCAAAAATTGGTCGAATCGGTTTTTACTTTTGTTAATCGTTCATTCATTATGGATCCTCCGGTAATAGTGAATGCTATAAACAATTACGCCTTTGCGAATATTTGTTCAATTTTTAACCTGTGCTTTTTATCAGGAACTTTAACTTGATTGAGCTAAATTTAAATGCCTGCTGAAATGCGCTAGTTTTGTCACTCTACAAGCTTAGGCTTTATGTACTTAACGCATCCATTTCGTCATAAAATCATGTGCTAAATCAAGACGAATTTTTTCGTCATAATTGTTTTTTGATTCAACAATGTATTTTGTACTGAAAGCATAGCAATAGGTACAGAAAGCTTTGACCTCGACAAATGACGAGATACATATTTCATTAGCATTTACTTCAGCAGATATTTAAACATTTGCTGAATCAAAATAAATCTTTTGGTGAATGTCACAAATTTTGAAAAGAACCTGTACGACGCAGACTACTTTCTGCGCCGTTAGCTCCAAAAATTTGAAAAATCATTAACCGAGGCGTAATTGATTATACACTCATTCGCATAATTTCTTGGTAAGCTTCAACCACTTTATTTCGAACTTCCATTGTGGCATTTAGTGTGATACTCGCTTTTTGTGAAGCTATCATTACCTCATGTAAATCCACATCGCCACCATTAATTAATTTATTCGTCAATGTGTCGGATTGAATTTGTTGCGCATTCACTTGTGCAATTGCGTCCTTTAATGTTGCCGCAAAATTTTGCTGCGCCTCGTAAGGTGTTGCTGTTAACTTATTAGCTTGCTGTACTCCTTGTGTTTGAGTAAACATTGATATGGAGTTAATCATCGCCATGTTTAATCACCGTTCCTTTCAAATTTGTTATTTGCCGATTTCTAAAGCTTTTGACAGCATCGATTTATTGGCATTGAACACCGTTACATTCGCTTCATAGGAGCGCGTTGCAGAAATTAAATCAACCATTTCTTTTAATGGGTCTACATTTGCCATTCTTACATAACCATTCTCATCTGCATCAATATGTGTTGGATCATAAACAAGCTTAAACGGTGTTTCATTATCTTCGTTAATGCGTGATACCTTCACGCCATTCCCGACACCATGTTTCACAGTTTTCCCCATTGCTACATTTAAAAAGTTTGAAAACTGACCTTCTTTTGCTGTTAAAGTGACTGTTTTACGACGGTACGGCTCCCACTCACCATTCACTTGCTTTGCTCTTGTCGTATCAATATTTGCCATATTTGAAGAAATTACATCCATACGTAAACGTTGTGCTGTTAAAGCGGAGGCAGTTGTATTCATACTATGAAAGATTGTCATACTTATTTCCCTCCTTTAATTACTGTATTTAGTGTATTTAATTTTCCATTTACACGGTCAATAAGCGCATTATAATAGATTGTATTTTCAGCCAGTTTAGCTTGCTCTGCATCCATATTTACACCATTTCCATTATGACGAGCTCTTAAATTTGCATAATCAAATACGCCTGATTTAAATTGCTCTGCATCGAAATCATAATGTCGAACATCGTTTTTATTTGCCGCAATTGATGTTTGTTTAGCACCTTCTAACATACTTCTAAAACTGACATCTTTCGCCTTATAGTTTGGCGTATCGACATTTGCAATATTGTTAGCAATTGTTTTATGTTTTAAAGTCGCATAAGAAAGGCCATTTTCTATATTGCGAATTGTTCCACCGAATAAATCCACACTATCCACCTCTTTTAATATATAGGGTATTCGTCACATTTCGATAATAGTTTTGTTAGTTTAATTGTAATTAAGTTAATCCATAGTGTCTATTGTCTTTTAGCTTTTTTAGATAGTCTATAAGAACTATTTTATTCCATTTCTTTCTCTTCATTATCGAAAAATCAAAATGGATTTTTATGTAAAATATCATTTTTTTACTTCGTTACGATAAATATTACCAAAAAATCTACATTAATCACTATGTTTCATTTAAAAAATAAATCAATAAGACTATTTTTAGCACCAGACTGTTAGGACTATGTAAAAAATAATTTATATTAAAATGTATAAAATCTTTTCTTCTTTTAATAGAACAATAAAAGTGGCTGTTTAAAAGTGATATCACTTTTAAACAGCCTATAACGAAAACGCTTTTTATTTCATTTTAATTTCAGCTAATGCAACTAAAAATTTATCGTTCAATACTTTAATATAAGTACCTTTCATCCCAAGTGAGCGCGACTCAATTACACCAGCAGACTCCAGCTTGCGTAATGCATTGACAATAACTGAACGAGTAATACCTACGCGGTCTGCAATTTTTGAAGCAACAAGTAGCCCTTCGTGACCATCTAACTCCTCGAAAATATGCTCAATCGCTTCAAGCTCAGAGTATGATAATGAATTAATCGCCATTTGCACAACAGCTTTTGAACGAGCCTCTTCTTCAATTTCCTCAGCTTTTTCACGTAAAATTTCCATGCCGACTACTGTTGCACCATACTCAGCTAAAATTAAATCATCATCGCTAAATTGATCGTTAATACGTGCAAGGATTAACGTCCCTAAACGCTCTCCACCACCAATAATTGGAACAATCGTTGTTAAACCAGATGCAAATAAATCTTTATTTTCAACAGGGAACGCTGTATGTTCATTATTTACATCTAAGTTTGGCGATGTTTCTGTAATATTAAATAAGTTTTGTGTATACTCCTCTGGGAATTGGCGCTCCGCAAACATTTTTTTAATACGCTCATTTTCGATTTGCTGGTGAATTGATAAACCTAAAAGCTTCCCTTTACGACTTACGATAAAGACGTTAGAGTCGATAATGTCACCTAACGTATCCGCCATTTCTTTAAAGTTTACTGGCTTACCAGCAGTCGCTTGAAGCATTGCGTTAATTTTTCTTGTTTTTGATAATAAATTCATTTTCTATAGTCCTCCTAAGGCTATTTCTGTATTTACGTAATATTCTAAAGGTTTTTATAATTTATAGCAATTATCTATGTTTTAAATATTGTAAAGACTTCTACATTTTTTCATGAAATAACATTTGCTATAAAATAAATTGTGATAAATCTTTATTTTTCACGATATTTCCTAGTTTTTGCTCAACATATGCAGGGGTAATTTCAATATGTGCTGGTGCAATTTCAGAAGCTTCAAATGATAGCTCCTCTAATAGGCGCTCTAAAATTGTATGCAAGCGTCTTGCACCAATGTTATCTGTTTCTTGATTAACTTCTGTTGCAATTTCAGCAATGCAATCAATCGCTTCATCTGAAAATTCAATTGTTACATTTTCCGTTTCTAGCAAGGCTTTATATTGCAAAATAAGCGATTGGTCTGGCTCTTGTAAAATGCGGACAAAATCTTCCTTCGTTAATTTTTCCAGTTCCACACGAATTGGGAAACGCCCTTGCAATTCCGGAATTAAATCACTCGGCTTTGACATATGAAAAGCACCTGCTGCAATAAATAGCATATAATCTGTTTTTACAGGACCATATTTCGTCGTTACAGTAGAACCTTCTACGATTGGCAAAATATCGCGCTGTACACCCTCGCGTGAAACATTTGCTGAAGAGCCGCTGTCTTTGCTTGCAATTTTATCAATTTCATCAATGAAGATGATACCTGTCTGTTCAGCGCGCTGAATCGCTTCTGCTGTTAGTTCATCTGTATCGATTAATTTGTTGGCCTCTTCCAACGTTAAAATACGACGTGCATCTTTTACTTGCACTTTGCGCTTCTTTGTTTTCTTTGGCATTAAATTCGCCAACATATCCTGCATGCCGCTCATTTGCATTTCCATTCCTGGCATATCCATTAATGGTGCTGCTTGCTCCATGACCTCGATTGTTACCCACTGGTTTTCAAGCTTACCTTGTGCTAAATCCGTTGCAATCTGACTGCGACGGGAGCTTATTTCTGCTTCTTCCGCCGGATTTTCCTGCTCAGCTTGCTCTTGCTTTTGTCCAAAAAGCATTTCAAATGGATTTTGCTGCATTTTCGCCTTCTTTTTTGAAGGTGCTAGCAATTTCACAATCGCTTGGTCTGCCAGCTTTTCTGCCTCTTCCTTTACAGTTGCTAACATTTCTTCTTTAACAAGGCGTAACGAAGCCTCTACCAAGTCCCGTACCATTGATTCTACATCGCGTCCAACATAGCCTACTTCTGTGAACTTTGTTGCTTCCACTTTAACAAATGGCGCTTTTGTCAGCTTCGCAATACGTCTTGCGATTTCCGTTTTTCCAACACCTGTTGGACCAATCATTAAGATGTTTTTCGGGATAATTTCACTTTTCATTTCATCGTTCAGTAAAGAACGGCGATAGCGATTACGCAGTGCAATTGCTACTGCACGCTTTGCCTCATTTTGCCCAACAATGTGACGATTTAAATGTTCCGTAATTTGTCTTGGCGTTAAGTTTGTCGTCATTATAGCGCCTCCACGATAATATTATGATTTGTAAATACACAAATATCAGCAGCTGTCGTTAAAGCTGCCTCTGCAATTTGCTGTGCCGTTAAATGCTCCCCTGCATGTTGCTTCAATGCGCGACCCGCAGATAATGCATAATTACCACCTGAGCCAATCGCTAAAATACCATCATCTGGCTCAATGACTTCTCCTGTCCCTGAAACAAGAAGCAAAGTAGATTTATCCATTACAAGCAACATTGCTTCTAATTGACGCAACATTTTATCACCGCGCCATTGCTTAGCTACCTCAACAGCTGCACGTTGTAAATTACCATTATACTCGTTTAACTTACCTTCAAACATTTCAAATAAAGTAAAAGCATCTGCTACTGACCCAGCAAAGCCTGCTAATACGTTGCCATTAAACAGACGTCTGACCTTTCTTGCTGTATGTTTCATCACAACTGCATTTCCTAACGTTACTTGACCATCACCAGCCATTGCACAACCACCTTTATGATGGATTGCAAAAATCGTCGTTGCATGTATTTGCCCCAAATAGATTCCTCCTTAAGCTCTTGGATGTGTATTCATATACGTTTTACGTAAATGCTCCTTCGTCACATGTGTATATACTTGTGTCGAGGAAAGATGTGCATGTCCTAATAGCTCTTGTACAGTACGCATATCTGCACCGTTATTTAATAAATGTGTAGCAAATGAATGTCTTAGCATATGCGGATAAAGCTTTGTATGCAAGCTAGCTTTATTTACCATCTCATTTAGTATATGACGTACACCTCGTGGCGTAAGTTCGCCACCTCGCATATTGACAAAAAGATAAGAATGCTCCGTCTTTTTCATTATATGTGGTCGCGCTTCCTCAATATAGGTTTGCAGCGCTGTACGTGCATATTCACCAAACGGTACAATGCGCTCCTTACGCCCTTTCCCCATAACGCGAAGTATCGAATAATGGAAATCGATATTAGATAGTTCCAATGCCGTACACTCGCTTACTCGAATACCTGTTGCATAAAGCAGCTCCAGCAAAGCGATATTGCGCAGCGATTGAAAATCTTGCCCTTGATTCGCTTCAAATAGTTGTGTCAGCTCTTCCTCATAAAAAAAGTTTGGAAGTCGCTCCTCTTTTTTCGGGTGATACAATGATCGAAAAGATGAATCGTCCAAATCAAATTCTCTATGCAAAAAGCGGAAGAAGGAGCGAATAGCAGATATTTTTCTTGAAATAGATGCTCTTGCTTTTTTCTCATCATAAAGCTTTGTCACATACAATCTTGCATGAATATATTCAACATCTTGTAAACTTTTAATACCTTCCGTTTGTAAAAACGTCAAAAAATGCTGAATATCAGTCTCATATTCCCGCACTGTATGTACAGAAAAGTTTTTTTCAATTTGCACATAGCGAATAAACTGATGCAGCCACTCATTTTGCTGATTTGACATAACATAGCCTCCTTAAGCGGAGCAAATTAATTACATACTGACACTATACCGTAACTCCAAAATTAGCAAGTAAAATATGCGTAAATTTTAAAAAATCAATGGATTTTGTCAATTGCATGACAAGCAGTCGTAAGACACCATAATTTTTTACATATCATCTAAATCAATTACGCCTCCGCGTAATTGCGTCCAAATTTTTTCAAGCTTGTTTGCAGTAGAAGTTCACCTAAAGCCGTCACTTCCTGTGACAACGGTGAACTGACCTGCATCGTGCAGGCCTCCTTTTCAAAATCTGTGGCCTCCACCGAAGGCTTTATCTCGGTGCAGTGGGTATCCAACCACCCACTGCACTAAGTAAACATATGGCATTCATCCCCTCTCTACTGAGGAAAGGGGTTTCTGCTGAACCAAGGTAAAAGCCCTTCAAATTATACAATTCAAAGGGCTTTTCTGCAATTAAATTGTTCTCGAATTCACAAAATTACGAATTGTTTCCAATGCTCGGTTCGCATGGCGCTCCGCACGCTCTGCTTTTGATTTAATACGCTCACCTAGCTCTGGGAACAGACCGAAATTGACATTCATCGGCTGGAAGTTTTTCGAAGCTGCTTCCGTAATATAGCGTGCCATTGAGCCAAGCGCTGTTTCTTCTGGGAAGTATAATAGCTCCTCACCTTTTGCTAAACGCGCTGCATTAATACCGGCAATTAAGCCGCTTCCTGCTGATTCAACATAGCCTTCAACACCTGTCATTTGACCTGCAAAGAAAATCGTTGGCTGTGCTTTTAATTGATATGTTTTTGCCAATACTTTCGGCGAGTTAATAAATGTATTACGATGCATCACACCATAACGTACGATTTCAACGTTTTCTAACCCTGGAATTAGCTGCAATACTTCCTTTTGTGGACCCCATTTTAAATGCGTTTGGAAGCCAACAATATTGTATAATGTGCCGGCCGCATCATCTTGGCGCAATTGCACAACCGCATATGGACGCTTACCTGTTTTCGGATCTTCCAATCCAACTGGCTTCATTGGTCCAAACAACATTGTTTTTTCACCGCGTGCTGCCATAACTTCAATCGGCATACAGCCTTCAAAATAAATTTCCTTTTCAAACTCTTTCAGTGGTACAACTTCTGCCTCAATTAATGCTTGACGGAAACGATCGAATTCTTCCTTTGTCATTGGGCAATTTAAATAAGCTGCTTCCCCTTTATCATAGCGTGATTTTAAATACACTTTGTCCATATCAATCGAATCTTTTTCGATGATAGGCGCTGCCGCATCATAAAAGTATAAATATTCCTCACCTGTTAATGCTTGAATTTTCTCTGCTAATGCCTTTGATGTTAAAGGACCTGTTGCAATAACAGTAATGCCTTCTGGAATTTCTGTTACTTCCTCATGAATGACCTCTACTAATGGATGGTTTTTCACCGCTTCCGTTACATAGCCTGCAAATTCATGACGGTCTACCGCTAACGCTCCACCTGCTGGCACTGAACAATTATCCGCCGCCTTCATAATGACGGAATCCAGCATCCGCATTTCTTCTTTAATGACGCCTACCGCATTTGTTAACGTATTCGCACGTAAAGAGTTAGAGCATACCAACTCCGCAAATTTATCTGTATGGTGCGCGGGCGTTTGCTTGACAGGTCGCATTTCATAAAGGCGTACCTTGATACCACGCTTTGCGATTTGCCATGCTGCTTCACTGCCAGCTAAGCCTGCCCCAATAACGTTTACTATTTTCTCTGACATTTACTTTACCAACTTTCTATTGTGATGGTGTTTCCTCGTAATCACAATCTGTATTTGTACATTGAATTTGTACACCTTTTTTCAATTTCTTTTCAACTAATAATGAGCTACATTTTGGACATGGACGGTTAATCGGCTTATCCCATGACACAAATTCACATTCTGGGTAGCGATTGCAGCCGTAGAACAGACGCTTCGTTTTACTTTTACGCTCAACAATTTCGCCTTCCTTACATGTAGGACATTGTACACCAATCGGCTTGACAATCGCCTTTGTATTGCGGCAGTCTGGGAAATTCGAACAAGCCATGAATTTGCCATAACGTCCAAGCTTGAATACCATTGGCGCGCCACATTTTTCGCAATCCTCGCCAGCAGGCTCATCTTTGATTTCGATTTTTTCCATCGCTTCATCCGCATATTCTACACGTTTTTCAAAATCTTTATAGAAGACATCGATAACTTGTACCCAATTGGTCATACCTTCTTCTACACCATCTAAATCCTGCTCCATTTTTGCTGTAAACTCAATGTTCAGTATTTCTGGGAAAAATTCAAGCACAAGCTGATGAACAATGCCGCCTAACTCAGTAGGAACAAAACGTTTCGCATCAAGCTGTACATAGCCACGTTTTTGGATTGTATCTAACGTAGGTGCATATGTGGAAGGTCGACCAATACCTAGCTCTTCCAAAGTTTTTACTAAGCGTGCCTCTGAGTAACGAGGAGGTGGCTGTGTAAAATGTTGCTTCGGCTCAATCGATACCGTTTTTACTTTATCGCCAATTTCCATCTCTGGTAGGAGCTTTGTCGTTTCTTCGGTTTGATCATCTGTACCTTCTATATAAAGCTTCATAAAGCCAGGAAACTTCACATGAGAACCGTTTGCTCGAAATTTTACATTTTCATTTAATAAATCGACAGAAACTGTGTCTAAAATAGCAGGTGCCATTTGGCTAGCAATAAATCGCTCCCAAATTAGTCGATATAAGCGCAGCTGGTCACGACTTAATACTGTCTTTAACTCATCTGGTGTACGCATTGCGCTCGTAGGACGAATTGCTTCATGCGCATCCTGTGCATTCGATTGTTTCTTCGCTTGCTTTGGCTCTGTCGCAATATAGTCTTTACCATATTTTGTATCGATATATTGCATTGCTTCGGCCTTTGCCGTTTCAGAAATACGTGTCGAATCTGTACGCATATACGTAATTAAACCGACCGTTCCTTCTTTTTTGCCGATATCAATACCTTCATATAGCTGCTGTGCAAGCATCATCGTTTTCTTCGCGCGGAAATTTAGCTTACGTGCTGCCTCTTGTTGTAGTGAGGAAGTTGTGAACGCTGGTGCTGCATTGCGTTTACGTTCCTTTTTCGTAACATCCGTTACAGTGAAGTGGTCGCCTTTAATATTTTTCAATATTGCCTTCACTTGCTCTTCGTTTGTTAGCTTAATTTTCTCTGCTCCATCACCATAATAAAGTGCATCAAATTGCTTTTTACTTTTTTCAAATAGCCCTTCAACTGTCCAATATTCCTCTGGCACAAAGTTCGTAATTTCATTTTCTCGATCGATGATTAAGCGTAGCGCAACAGATTGCACTCGCCCAGCAGATAAGCCTTTTTTTACTTTTTTCCATAAAATTGGGCTAATATTGTAGCCAACAAGGCGGTCTAAAATTCGTCTCGCTTGCTGTGCGTCTACTAAATCTAAATTAATTGGGCGCGGATGTTTAAATGATTCTAAAATTGCGTCCTTCGTAATTTCATTAAACACAACGCGACAATCTGATTCGATATCGATATTTAAAGCTGTTGCTAAATGCCATGCAATCGCTTCACCTTCGCGATCGGGATCGGCCGCTAGATAAATCTTTTTCACTTTTTTAGCAGCTGTTTTTAATTCTTGTAAAACAGGCCCTTTACCACGAATTGTAATATACTTAGGCTCATAATTATTTTCAGTATCAATGCCCATTTGACTACGCGGTAAATCACGTACATGTCCTATTGAAGCCTTTACTTTATATTTTTTACCTAAGTATCGCTCAATTGTTTTTGCCTTTGCAGGCGATTCCACTATTACTAAATAATCTGCCATTCATTTCTTCCCCCTTAGAGAGGTTACTTATTTTATATTTTAATACGCCACGGTATTTCCATTCCCTTTTAATTGGCGTTAAATTGCTTTGTGAAATAAAGCCTCCACGGATAATATAGGTGCTCAGGCGCAAACACCTAATTTGGTTTAACCAAAGCTTAATTGATTACACAATTTTTGTGAAATACAAAGCATACCTGTTGCAAAATGTATAACAGATTGACACAGAATGCAACTTTTTTTCAATATTTCATTTGAAACATTTGTAATTCGTCCACAATTTGCTGCCCGTTCCATATCGGAATTGCCCCTTCTTTTAATAAATTATTCGTTCCTTTTGACTGCTCTGAATCAATTGGTCCAGGGACAACAAAAATATCTTTTCCATGCTCTAGGGCATGGTCTGTTGTAATCAATGTACCACTTTTAGCTGCAGCTTCTGTCACAACTAATGCACAGCTTAAACCGCTAATAATTCGGTTACGCATTGGAAAATGCCATTTCTTCGGCCCCATGTATGGTGGGTATTCTGTCAATAATAAATGCTTATTGGCGATTTCTGTAGCAAGCTGTCGATTTCCCTTTGGATATATATATGAAAAACCATGCCCAATAACCGCAATTGTATGGCCTCCTAATTCTATTGTCATGCGATGAGCGAGTGTATCTGCGCCCTTTGCTAGACCACTTACAATGACACATCGCTCGGCAATTAAAGGTGGCAATATTGATTGTAAAGCTATAATTGAATAATTTGTCGCATTGCGTGAGCCAATACAGGCAATTTTTCTTGGATGTTGTAATAAATCAAGCTGCCCTTTCGCATAAATGACTGTAGGAGCGTCTCTAAGCTGTAATAAGCTTTTTGGGTAGTATTTACTCATAAAAGGTATTGCACGTATATGACATCGCTCATAATACGTCTGAAACGGTGTTTTAACTGCCTTTATATAATTTTGCTGTAATGTTTGAGCTGTTTGGAGTTGGACTTGAAGTGCTTGTGCAAGCTCTCTTGCTGAAATGGTTGGCAAT belongs to Lysinibacillus louembei and includes:
- the fliE gene encoding flagellar hook-basal body complex protein FliE, with protein sequence MINSISMFTQTQGVQQANKLTATPYEAQQNFAATLKDAIAQVNAQQIQSDTLTNKLINGGDVDLHEVMIASQKASITLNATMEVRNKVVEAYQEIMRMSV
- the flgC gene encoding flagellar basal body rod protein FlgC; amino-acid sequence: MTIFHSMNTTASALTAQRLRMDVISSNMANIDTTRAKQVNGEWEPYRRKTVTLTAKEGQFSNFLNVAMGKTVKHGVGNGVKVSRINEDNETPFKLVYDPTHIDADENGYVRMANVDPLKEMVDLISATRSYEANVTVFNANKSMLSKALEIGK
- the flgB gene encoding flagellar basal body rod protein FlgB, with protein sequence MDLFGGTIRNIENGLSYATLKHKTIANNIANVDTPNYKAKDVSFRSMLEGAKQTSIAANKNDVRHYDFDAEQFKSGVFDYANLRARHNGNGVNMDAEQAKLAENTIYYNALIDRVNGKLNTLNTVIKGGK
- the codY gene encoding GTP-sensing pleiotropic transcriptional regulator CodY, which encodes MNLLSKTRKINAMLQATAGKPVNFKEMADTLGDIIDSNVFIVSRKGKLLGLSIHQQIENERIKKMFAERQFPEEYTQNLFNITETSPNLDVNNEHTAFPVENKDLFASGLTTIVPIIGGGERLGTLILARINDQFSDDDLILAEYGATVVGMEILREKAEEIEEEARSKAVVQMAINSLSYSELEAIEHIFEELDGHEGLLVASKIADRVGITRSVIVNALRKLESAGVIESRSLGMKGTYIKVLNDKFLVALAEIKMK
- the hslU gene encoding ATP-dependent protease ATPase subunit HslU, whose product is MMTTNLTPRQITEHLNRHIVGQNEAKRAVAIALRNRYRRSLLNDEMKSEIIPKNILMIGPTGVGKTEIARRIAKLTKAPFVKVEATKFTEVGYVGRDVESMVRDLVEASLRLVKEEMLATVKEEAEKLADQAIVKLLAPSKKKAKMQQNPFEMLFGQKQEQAEQENPAEEAEISSRRSQIATDLAQGKLENQWVTIEVMEQAAPLMDMPGMEMQMSGMQDMLANLMPKKTKKRKVQVKDARRILTLEEANKLIDTDELTAEAIQRAEQTGIIFIDEIDKIASKDSGSSANVSREGVQRDILPIVEGSTVTTKYGPVKTDYMLFIAAGAFHMSKPSDLIPELQGRFPIRVELEKLTKEDFVRILQEPDQSLILQYKALLETENVTIEFSDEAIDCIAEIATEVNQETDNIGARRLHTILERLLEELSFEASEIAPAHIEITPAYVEQKLGNIVKNKDLSQFIL
- the hslV gene encoding ATP-dependent protease subunit HslV, with product MGQIHATTIFAIHHKGGCAMAGDGQVTLGNAVVMKHTARKVRRLFNGNVLAGFAGSVADAFTLFEMFEGKLNEYNGNLQRAAVEVAKQWRGDKMLRQLEAMLLVMDKSTLLLVSGTGEVIEPDDGILAIGSGGNYALSAGRALKQHAGEHLTAQQIAEAALTTAADICVFTNHNIIVEAL
- the xerC gene encoding tyrosine recombinase XerC, translated to MSNQQNEWLHQFIRYVQIEKNFSVHTVREYETDIQHFLTFLQTEGIKSLQDVEYIHARLYVTKLYDEKKARASISRKISAIRSFFRFLHREFDLDDSSFRSLYHPKKEERLPNFFYEEELTQLFEANQGQDFQSLRNIALLELLYATGIRVSECTALELSNIDFHYSILRVMGKGRKERIVPFGEYARTALQTYIEEARPHIMKKTEHSYLFVNMRGGELTPRGVRHILNEMVNKASLHTKLYPHMLRHSFATHLLNNGADMRTVQELLGHAHLSSTQVYTHVTKEHLRKTYMNTHPRA
- the trmFO gene encoding FADH(2)-oxidizing methylenetetrahydrofolate--tRNA-(uracil(54)-C(5))-methyltransferase TrmFO, which gives rise to MSEKIVNVIGAGLAGSEAAWQIAKRGIKVRLYEMRPVKQTPAHHTDKFAELVCSNSLRANTLTNAVGVIKEEMRMLDSVIMKAADNCSVPAGGALAVDRHEFAGYVTEAVKNHPLVEVIHEEVTEIPEGITVIATGPLTSKALAEKIQALTGEEYLYFYDAAAPIIEKDSIDMDKVYLKSRYDKGEAAYLNCPMTKEEFDRFRQALIEAEVVPLKEFEKEIYFEGCMPIEVMAARGEKTMLFGPMKPVGLEDPKTGKRPYAVVQLRQDDAAGTLYNIVGFQTHLKWGPQKEVLQLIPGLENVEIVRYGVMHRNTFINSPKVLAKTYQLKAQPTIFFAGQMTGVEGYVESAGSGLIAGINAARLAKGEELLYFPEETALGSMARYITEAASKNFQPMNVNFGLFPELGERIKSKAERAERHANRALETIRNFVNSRTI
- the topA gene encoding type I DNA topoisomerase, yielding MADYLVIVESPAKAKTIERYLGKKYKVKASIGHVRDLPRSQMGIDTENNYEPKYITIRGKGPVLQELKTAAKKVKKIYLAADPDREGEAIAWHLATALNIDIESDCRVVFNEITKDAILESFKHPRPINLDLVDAQQARRILDRLVGYNISPILWKKVKKGLSAGRVQSVALRLIIDRENEITNFVPEEYWTVEGLFEKSKKQFDALYYGDGAEKIKLTNEEQVKAILKNIKGDHFTVTDVTKKERKRNAAPAFTTSSLQQEAARKLNFRAKKTMMLAQQLYEGIDIGKKEGTVGLITYMRTDSTRISETAKAEAMQYIDTKYGKDYIATEPKQAKKQSNAQDAHEAIRPTSAMRTPDELKTVLSRDQLRLYRLIWERFIASQMAPAILDTVSVDLLNENVKFRANGSHVKFPGFMKLYIEGTDDQTEETTKLLPEMEIGDKVKTVSIEPKQHFTQPPPRYSEARLVKTLEELGIGRPSTYAPTLDTIQKRGYVQLDAKRFVPTELGGIVHQLVLEFFPEILNIEFTAKMEQDLDGVEEGMTNWVQVIDVFYKDFEKRVEYADEAMEKIEIKDEPAGEDCEKCGAPMVFKLGRYGKFMACSNFPDCRNTKAIVKPIGVQCPTCKEGEIVERKSKTKRLFYGCNRYPECEFVSWDKPINRPCPKCSSLLVEKKLKKGVQIQCTNTDCDYEETPSQ
- the dprA gene encoding DNA-processing protein DprA, whose amino-acid sequence is MQNEIQQLLALHYVYPLPLNKLQRLLSEIGTLQQLPTISARELAQALQVQLQTAQTLQQNYIKAVKTPFQTYYERCHIRAIPFMSKYYPKSLLQLRDAPTVIYAKGQLDLLQHPRKIACIGSRNATNYSIIALQSILPPLIAERCVIVSGLAKGADTLAHRMTIELGGHTIAVIGHGFSYIYPKGNRQLATEIANKHLLLTEYPPYMGPKKWHFPMRNRIISGLSCALVVTEAAAKSGTLITTDHALEHGKDIFVVPGPIDSEQSKGTNNLLKEGAIPIWNGQQIVDELQMFQMKY